In one Halorubrum sp. CBA1229 genomic region, the following are encoded:
- the trxA gene encoding thioredoxin, with translation MAEDIEEIRRQKMEELRNRDEAEASDEAGPADGAEPRSPSEPVPVDGTAELSETVSEHDVVLVDFYADWCGPCQMLEPVVESIAADTDATVAKVDVDANQGLAAEYGVRGVPTLVLFADGEPAERLVGMQDEARLRSAIEEYA, from the coding sequence ATGGCCGAGGATATCGAGGAGATCCGACGACAGAAGATGGAGGAGCTGCGGAACCGAGACGAGGCGGAAGCGTCCGACGAGGCGGGACCGGCCGACGGGGCGGAGCCGCGGAGCCCGTCCGAACCCGTTCCGGTCGACGGAACGGCGGAACTGAGCGAGACCGTCTCCGAGCACGACGTCGTGTTGGTCGACTTCTACGCCGACTGGTGCGGCCCGTGTCAGATGCTCGAACCGGTCGTCGAGTCGATCGCTGCCGACACCGACGCGACCGTGGCGAAGGTCGACGTCGACGCGAACCAGGGGCTCGCCGCCGAGTACGGCGTCCGGGGCGTCCCGACGCTAGTCCTGTTCGCCGACGGGGAGCCGGCCGAGCGCCTCGTCGGAATGCAGGACGAAGCGCGGCTCCGCTCCGCGATCGAGGAATACGCCTGA
- a CDS encoding FAD/NAD(P)-binding oxidoreductase has translation MTERVVIVGGGTGGSVLANDLADRLEPELDAGDVEVTLVNDGPDHVYKPVWLYVPFGQREPADGRRRLDELVDDAVDLRIDRVTDIDTEAKRLQFSDGPAVDYDRLVLATGSTLEPERIPGLAEGGHDYYSESGATDLQEELLEFTEGELVLSVIGTPHMCPAAPLEFVFMADDWFRQRGLREDVDITYTYPIQRVHGNPHIAEWAKPIMDERDINVETFFNAESVDADAETITSMEGTELDYDLLVTIPPHGGIDLIEEAGLGDNGWVDVNKHTLEAEAADDVYALGDTAATGVPNAGSVAHYQAGVVGQRLASEIRGRPATARYDGKTLCFIETGMDAASYVEFDYENPPSPAPPSQKLHWSKLAYNESYWLTARGLL, from the coding sequence ATGACGGAACGCGTCGTCATCGTCGGCGGCGGGACCGGCGGATCGGTCCTCGCGAACGACCTGGCCGACCGGCTCGAACCGGAGCTCGACGCCGGCGACGTGGAGGTCACCCTCGTCAACGACGGCCCGGACCACGTTTATAAGCCGGTGTGGCTGTACGTGCCGTTCGGCCAGCGCGAACCGGCGGACGGTCGACGTCGCCTCGACGAGCTCGTCGACGACGCGGTCGACCTCCGGATCGACCGCGTGACCGACATCGACACCGAGGCCAAGCGGCTTCAGTTCAGCGACGGCCCCGCCGTCGACTACGACCGCCTCGTGCTGGCGACGGGGTCGACGCTGGAGCCCGAGCGGATCCCCGGCCTCGCGGAGGGCGGCCACGACTACTACAGCGAGTCGGGCGCGACCGACCTTCAGGAGGAGCTGCTGGAGTTCACCGAGGGCGAGCTCGTGTTGAGCGTCATCGGCACGCCCCATATGTGTCCCGCCGCGCCCCTCGAGTTCGTCTTCATGGCCGACGACTGGTTCCGCCAGCGCGGGCTCCGCGAGGACGTCGACATCACGTACACCTACCCGATCCAGCGCGTCCACGGCAACCCCCACATCGCCGAGTGGGCGAAGCCGATCATGGACGAGCGCGACATCAACGTCGAGACGTTCTTCAACGCCGAGTCGGTCGACGCCGACGCGGAGACGATCACGTCGATGGAGGGGACGGAGCTCGACTACGACCTCCTCGTGACGATCCCGCCGCACGGCGGCATCGACCTGATCGAGGAGGCGGGGCTCGGCGACAACGGCTGGGTCGACGTGAACAAGCACACCCTCGAGGCCGAGGCCGCGGACGACGTCTACGCGCTCGGTGACACCGCGGCCACCGGCGTTCCCAACGCGGGCAGCGTGGCCCACTACCAGGCCGGGGTCGTCGGGCAGCGGCTCGCCAGCGAGATCCGCGGGCGGCCGGCGACGGCGAGGTACGACGGGAAGACCCTCTGCTTCATCGAGACGGGGATGGACGCCGCGTCGTACGTCGAGTTCGACTACGAGAACCCACCGTCGCCCGCGCCGCCGTCGCAGAAGCTGCACTGGTCGAAGCTGGCGTACAACGAGTCGTACTGGCTCACCGCACGGGGGCTGCTCTGA
- a CDS encoding molybdopterin molybdotransferase MoeA, whose amino-acid sequence MNGDGESDDHGHGEITPLKAAAERVRGLRGEWLDRWEAEPVSLDRIAGRTLAEPIDAPTDVPARSHATMDGYAFDATAGYPYELADREVFPESDPGEIGDGEAVRIFTGAPLPAGANAVLKQEEATVEDGRLSGSPTDPGTYVYERGSNVAAGERLFAAGERLGAKDAVLLGDLGIEEVPVIERLSVGLLATGTEIHEGRRDDLDSPMLAGLVRGWGGEATYEGTVPDEYDRVRDRIAGLADDHDVVMTTGGTSVGDKDYVVRALRELGTVHFHRVALRPGKPIAVATLDARDAVVFAIPGKPVGAHTVTSLVARPFFTGSTALPTVDAAVTSDVGISVPGFTYAIPVTLDGDEATPLGHADSPLAVYEETFDPSVLSSSTRATRADGFVLTESGLSAGETVAVVPYPVVER is encoded by the coding sequence ATGAACGGAGATGGCGAGAGCGACGACCACGGCCACGGCGAGATCACGCCCCTGAAGGCGGCCGCGGAGCGCGTCCGCGGCCTCCGCGGCGAGTGGCTGGACCGGTGGGAGGCCGAGCCGGTGTCGCTCGACCGGATCGCCGGGCGAACCCTCGCCGAGCCGATCGACGCGCCGACCGACGTGCCCGCGCGGAGCCACGCGACGATGGACGGTTACGCGTTCGACGCGACCGCGGGGTACCCGTACGAGCTGGCCGACCGGGAGGTCTTCCCGGAGAGCGACCCGGGGGAGATCGGCGACGGCGAGGCCGTCCGGATCTTCACGGGCGCGCCGCTCCCGGCCGGGGCGAACGCCGTCCTCAAGCAGGAGGAGGCGACCGTCGAGGACGGCCGGCTGAGCGGGTCGCCGACCGATCCGGGCACGTACGTCTACGAGCGCGGCAGCAACGTCGCGGCGGGCGAGCGGCTGTTCGCGGCGGGCGAGCGGCTCGGCGCGAAGGACGCGGTCCTGCTCGGCGACCTCGGGATCGAGGAGGTGCCCGTGATCGAGCGGCTCTCGGTCGGGCTGCTGGCGACCGGGACGGAGATCCACGAGGGGCGCCGCGACGACCTCGACTCGCCGATGCTCGCGGGGCTCGTCCGCGGGTGGGGCGGCGAGGCGACGTACGAGGGCACGGTTCCGGACGAGTACGACCGGGTCAGAGACCGGATCGCCGGGCTTGCCGACGACCACGACGTGGTGATGACGACCGGGGGTACGAGCGTCGGCGACAAGGACTACGTGGTCCGCGCGCTCCGCGAGCTCGGGACCGTGCACTTCCACCGGGTCGCGCTGCGGCCGGGCAAGCCGATCGCGGTCGCGACCCTCGACGCCCGCGACGCCGTCGTCTTCGCGATCCCCGGTAAGCCGGTCGGCGCGCACACCGTGACCTCGCTGGTCGCGCGCCCCTTCTTCACCGGGAGCACCGCGCTCCCGACCGTCGACGCCGCGGTGACGAGCGACGTCGGTATCTCCGTCCCGGGATTCACCTACGCGATTCCGGTGACGCTCGACGGCGACGAGGCGACGCCGCTGGGACACGCGGACTCGCCGCTCGCGGTGTACGAGGAGACGTTCGACCCGAGCGTGCTCTCGTCGAGCACCCGGGCGACCCGCGCCGACGGCTTCGTGCTCACCGAGTCCGGGCTGTCGGCCGGCGAGACGGTCGCCGTCGTCCCCTACCCCGTCGTCGAGCGATGA
- a CDS encoding sulfurtransferase TusA family protein — protein MTDIEPDTTVDARGAACPGPLMDLIGAIRSADSGAVIRLLSDNEQSRTDVPEWAEEAGNELLEVEEHDDHTAFFVEKA, from the coding sequence ATGACAGACATCGAACCCGACACGACCGTCGACGCCAGAGGCGCCGCCTGCCCCGGTCCGCTGATGGACCTCATCGGAGCGATCCGGAGCGCCGACTCCGGCGCGGTGATCCGGCTGCTGAGCGACAACGAGCAGTCGCGCACCGACGTCCCCGAGTGGGCCGAGGAGGCGGGGAACGAGCTGCTCGAGGTCGAAGAGCACGACGACCACACCGCGTTCTTCGTGGAGAAAGCATGA
- a CDS encoding AbrB/MazE/SpoVT family DNA-binding domain-containing protein, producing MGNLTDTKVSEKNLTTVPKPVRNFLDVGAGDRVEWHVEDGNIVVKKSTPGK from the coding sequence ATGGGTAACCTCACGGACACCAAGGTGTCGGAAAAGAATCTGACGACGGTCCCCAAGCCCGTGCGCAACTTCCTCGACGTCGGCGCCGGCGACCGCGTGGAGTGGCACGTCGAGGACGGGAACATCGTCGTCAAGAAGTCGACGCCCGGGAAGTGA
- a CDS encoding nucleotidyltransferase family protein — translation MTGEGLPVVRPPFDAGNDVGDEAGDAAPPRVAGVLLAAGTSSRFGDANKLLATVEGEPVVRRAARTLVDAGADPVVVVVGHEADRVRAAVADLPVKTVTNDAYEAGQSTSVRTGIDAIREVKGGEEAGEGYEKTGAGRDEAEAKVDAAVVALGDMPFVDPETVETLVAAYAAEAGAALAAAYEGARGNPVLFDARFFDRLAAVDGDVGGREILLTDDASALVAVDDPGVRRDVDRPTDLPERGDSDDG, via the coding sequence ATGACGGGCGAGGGGCTCCCGGTCGTGAGGCCCCCGTTCGACGCGGGCAACGACGTCGGCGACGAGGCGGGCGACGCCGCCCCGCCCCGAGTCGCCGGCGTGCTGCTCGCGGCGGGGACCAGCAGCCGCTTCGGGGACGCCAACAAGCTCCTCGCGACCGTGGAGGGAGAGCCGGTCGTGCGCCGCGCCGCCCGGACGCTGGTCGACGCCGGAGCGGACCCGGTGGTCGTCGTCGTCGGTCACGAGGCCGACCGGGTCCGGGCCGCCGTCGCCGACCTCCCGGTAAAAACCGTCACCAACGACGCGTACGAGGCGGGACAGTCGACGTCGGTTCGGACTGGTATCGACGCGATTCGGGAGGTGAAGGGCGGCGAGGAGGCGGGTGAGGGGTACGAGAAGACCGGAGCGGGCCGCGACGAGGCCGAAGCGAAAGTCGACGCCGCGGTCGTCGCGCTGGGCGACATGCCGTTCGTCGATCCGGAGACCGTCGAGACGCTCGTGGCGGCGTACGCCGCGGAGGCCGGCGCCGCCCTCGCGGCCGCCTATGAGGGAGCGCGCGGGAACCCCGTCCTGTTCGACGCGCGCTTCTTCGACCGCCTCGCCGCCGTCGACGGCGACGTCGGCGGACGCGAGATCCTGCTGACGGACGACGCGAGCGCGCTCGTCGCCGTCGACGACCCGGGCGTCCGTCGCGACGTCGACCGGCCGACCGACCTCCCCGAGCGCGGCGACAGCGACGACGGCTGA
- a CDS encoding HAMP domain-containing sensor histidine kinase, whose product MSYSRRRIRPQHGVYALGALCFGLGLAHLATEAEGLGTWLETFVICSIALSVLATGYRLPERPISRAGQWRAVRTAVTVAGSFALLALAVWLIWVLEGDPTEFGFLLAFATTLGSAVGIRGGLYAVEADERLREARDLTKLLTINQRVLRHNLRNELTVALGTLDNIDRRDHGPETAADVRTARTHLESLLETTDRTREIVSIWDTEHRETFRLRSLLAERIEAVEAAYPGVSIAAEFDADPWVESHPALPAAVEEALRNAAKHTPTDAAVTVTLRADRAGTAVVEVTDTGSGIPKFNVDAIESPEETPLVHTQGLGLWIIYWTVETSGGTFEVLENEPSGTVIRMTLPTAEGS is encoded by the coding sequence GTGTCGTACTCTCGTCGCCGGATCCGTCCGCAACACGGGGTGTACGCGCTGGGGGCCCTCTGTTTCGGACTCGGCCTCGCCCACCTCGCGACCGAAGCGGAGGGCCTGGGGACGTGGCTGGAGACGTTCGTTATCTGCAGCATCGCCCTCTCCGTCCTCGCGACCGGATACCGGCTCCCGGAGCGACCGATCTCCCGGGCCGGACAGTGGCGGGCGGTGCGGACGGCGGTCACCGTCGCCGGGTCGTTCGCGCTCCTCGCGCTGGCCGTCTGGCTGATATGGGTGCTGGAGGGCGACCCGACGGAGTTCGGCTTCCTCCTCGCGTTCGCGACGACCCTCGGCTCGGCGGTCGGCATCCGCGGGGGGCTGTACGCGGTCGAGGCCGACGAGCGGCTCCGGGAGGCCCGGGACCTGACCAAGCTGTTGACGATCAATCAGCGGGTGCTGCGGCACAACCTCCGCAACGAGCTCACCGTCGCGCTGGGCACCCTGGACAACATCGACCGGCGCGATCACGGCCCGGAGACGGCCGCGGACGTGCGGACCGCGCGGACGCACTTGGAGAGCCTCCTCGAGACGACCGACCGCACGCGGGAGATCGTCTCGATCTGGGACACCGAGCATCGGGAGACGTTCCGCCTCCGGTCGCTGTTAGCGGAGCGGATCGAGGCCGTCGAGGCGGCGTATCCGGGCGTGTCGATCGCGGCGGAGTTCGATGCCGACCCATGGGTGGAGTCGCACCCGGCGCTCCCGGCGGCGGTCGAGGAGGCGCTCCGCAACGCGGCCAAGCACACGCCGACCGACGCCGCGGTGACCGTCACGCTCCGCGCGGACCGAGCGGGAACGGCGGTCGTCGAGGTCACCGACACCGGCTCGGGAATCCCGAAGTTCAACGTCGACGCTATCGAGAGCCCGGAGGAGACGCCGCTCGTCCACACGCAGGGGCTCGGGCTCTGGATCATCTACTGGACCGTCGAGACGTCCGGCGGGACGTTCGAGGTGCTGGAGAACGAGCCGAGCGGGACGGTCATTCGGATGACGCTGCCGACCGCGGAGGGGTCCTGA
- a CDS encoding ArgE/DapE family deacylase — MSDAVPAEYVRDHREELTDLALDLLAIDTSNPPGDTREIVDAVERFLDPLPVAVERVAVDPAKPNLLVRIPGESDRTLLYNGHLDTVPFDAEAWTHDPLGERVGDRVYGRGATDMKGAVASLLFAIRAFAATDTEPPVDLLFAFVSDEEVGGDAGLPALLEAGRLDADACVIGEPTCEAGRHSVTIADRGSIWLTLEATGEGAHGSRPALGVNAIDRLYDAVETLRDRFGSERLDIGADVEPIVEESVEYYAPAMGEETARELFRYPSINLGVLEGGDAVNSVPVSARAEVDIRLTAGVRTRDVLSRIRACVADCEGISLTDVSWSVGTAEAPDSPLVEAVASTATEVTGDRVFKRSATGGGDAKTLRNAGIPTVEFALGTDTVHAADEYVPIDALAGNALVYARLPSAWASAVPQ, encoded by the coding sequence ATGAGCGACGCGGTCCCCGCCGAGTACGTCCGGGACCACCGCGAGGAGCTGACCGACCTCGCCCTCGACCTCCTCGCGATCGACACGTCGAACCCGCCGGGCGACACGCGCGAGATCGTCGACGCGGTCGAGCGGTTCCTCGACCCGCTCCCGGTCGCGGTCGAGCGCGTCGCGGTCGATCCGGCGAAGCCGAACCTCCTGGTTCGGATTCCCGGGGAATCGGACCGGACCCTGCTGTACAACGGGCACCTCGACACCGTGCCGTTCGACGCCGAGGCGTGGACGCACGATCCGCTCGGCGAGCGCGTCGGCGACCGCGTCTACGGGCGCGGCGCGACCGACATGAAGGGCGCCGTGGCCTCGTTGCTGTTCGCGATCCGGGCGTTCGCGGCGACCGACACCGAGCCGCCGGTCGACCTGCTGTTCGCGTTCGTGAGCGACGAGGAGGTCGGCGGCGACGCGGGGCTGCCCGCGCTCCTGGAGGCGGGTCGGCTCGACGCGGACGCCTGCGTGATCGGCGAGCCCACCTGCGAGGCGGGCCGCCACTCCGTCACGATCGCCGACCGCGGCAGCATCTGGCTGACGCTCGAGGCGACCGGCGAGGGGGCCCACGGCTCGCGGCCGGCGCTCGGCGTCAACGCGATCGACCGCCTCTACGACGCCGTCGAGACGCTGCGCGACCGCTTCGGGTCCGAGCGGCTCGACATCGGCGCCGACGTGGAGCCGATCGTCGAGGAGTCGGTCGAGTACTACGCCCCGGCGATGGGCGAGGAGACCGCCCGGGAGCTGTTCCGATATCCGTCGATCAACCTCGGCGTCCTCGAGGGCGGCGACGCGGTGAACAGCGTCCCGGTGTCGGCCCGCGCCGAGGTCGACATCCGGCTGACCGCCGGGGTTCGGACGCGGGACGTGCTCTCGCGGATCCGGGCCTGCGTCGCCGACTGCGAGGGCATCTCGCTCACCGACGTCTCGTGGAGCGTCGGCACCGCGGAGGCGCCCGACAGCCCGCTCGTCGAGGCCGTGGCGTCGACGGCGACCGAAGTCACGGGCGACCGCGTCTTCAAGCGGAGCGCGACCGGCGGCGGCGACGCGAAGACGCTCCGGAACGCCGGGATCCCGACCGTCGAGTTCGCGCTCGGGACCGACACCGTCCACGCGGCCGACGAGTACGTGCCGATCGACGCGCTCGCGGGCAACGCCCTCGTCTACGCGCGGCTCCCGTCGGCGTGGGCCTCCGCGGTCCCGCAGTGA
- a CDS encoding SRPBCC domain-containing protein, which yields MEFDGEFELDGVPPEKAWVVLSDPIAVRDSLKGCQYITPMDDSFEWDSYEPEEDVPTLPEAEADDVAARAFRAGQDYAALMQVGVGSVKPKFETTVTIEDRDEEEFEMTATGSGSASGSSFSMESGMRIHGQEDGDGSRIEWWTEADISGRIAQLGGRVINPVANKIVNNFFTSIESQMTDVEETDSGVTDKIRGMF from the coding sequence ATGGAGTTCGACGGGGAGTTCGAGCTCGACGGCGTCCCGCCGGAGAAGGCGTGGGTCGTCCTCTCGGACCCGATCGCGGTGCGGGACTCGCTGAAGGGGTGTCAGTACATCACCCCGATGGACGACTCCTTCGAGTGGGACTCCTACGAGCCGGAGGAGGACGTCCCGACGCTGCCGGAGGCGGAGGCCGACGACGTCGCCGCCCGGGCGTTCCGGGCCGGACAGGACTACGCGGCGCTGATGCAGGTCGGCGTCGGCAGCGTGAAGCCGAAGTTCGAGACGACGGTGACCATCGAGGACCGCGACGAGGAGGAGTTCGAGATGACGGCCACCGGCTCCGGCTCCGCGAGCGGGAGCAGCTTCAGCATGGAGTCGGGGATGCGGATCCACGGGCAGGAGGACGGCGACGGCTCCCGCATCGAGTGGTGGACCGAGGCCGACATCTCCGGGCGGATCGCCCAGCTCGGCGGCCGCGTCATCAACCCGGTCGCCAACAAGATCGTGAACAACTTCTTCACCTCGATCGAGTCGCAGATGACCGACGTCGAGGAGACCGACTCGGGGGTCACGGACAAGATCCGAGGGATGTTCTGA
- a CDS encoding (2Fe-2S)-binding protein: MTDEREITLTVNGTEHTIEVEPRRLLVHAIREDLDMTGTHIGCDTGNCGACTVLKDGEPIKSCLMFAAQADGAEILTVEGMEDLPEADDIHPLQEGFREEHGLQCGYCTPGMLMAGKALLDEHPDPDEETIRDAISGNLCRCTGYQNIVRSIEYAADELENRAAADGGAVATDGTADAEPAASPEGGHATPEFGGDADTFCGREDCCGGPDGADPFDRDALLDDAGDGDGTGDADGRDDADAGADATDRGDTK, translated from the coding sequence GTGACTGACGAACGCGAGATCACGCTGACGGTCAACGGCACCGAGCACACGATCGAGGTCGAGCCGCGGCGCCTGCTCGTCCACGCGATCCGGGAGGACCTGGACATGACGGGCACGCACATCGGCTGCGACACGGGTAACTGCGGCGCCTGCACCGTCCTGAAGGACGGCGAGCCGATCAAGTCCTGCCTGATGTTCGCCGCGCAGGCCGACGGGGCGGAGATCCTCACCGTCGAGGGGATGGAGGACCTCCCCGAGGCCGACGACATCCACCCGCTCCAGGAGGGGTTCCGCGAGGAGCACGGCCTGCAGTGCGGCTACTGCACGCCGGGGATGCTGATGGCGGGCAAGGCGCTGCTGGACGAGCACCCCGACCCGGACGAGGAGACGATCCGCGACGCGATCAGCGGGAACCTCTGTCGCTGTACCGGCTACCAGAACATCGTCCGCTCGATCGAGTACGCGGCCGACGAGCTGGAGAACCGGGCCGCCGCCGACGGCGGCGCGGTGGCGACCGACGGGACGGCGGACGCGGAGCCCGCGGCGTCGCCCGAGGGCGGCCACGCGACACCGGAGTTCGGCGGCGACGCCGACACGTTCTGCGGCCGCGAGGACTGCTGCGGCGGGCCGGACGGCGCGGACCCGTTCGACCGCGACGCCCTCCTCGACGACGCGGGCGACGGTGACGGCACTGGCGACGCGGACGGCAGGGACGACGCCGACGCGGGCGCCGATGCGACCGACCGAGGTGACACCAAATGA
- a CDS encoding DUF1641 domain-containing protein translates to MSGEGVSEQSDLEAAIERNPEAVAEFVERLDAVNELLDVLSLGENALDDGMVRELSATGSTLAESADGIATDETVALAETVGENGDELREALDTVLTLQRSGTLDELAEIAEVGSLATAALDDEMVTSLAGTGAALGEVAQTAADDDARDGVKTMLEGVGAAHRSDPEPVGALGLARSIRDPEVQYGLGYVLAISKAIGRERADDDGR, encoded by the coding sequence ATGTCCGGGGAAGGCGTCTCCGAGCAGAGCGACCTCGAGGCGGCGATCGAGCGGAACCCGGAGGCCGTCGCCGAGTTCGTCGAGCGGCTCGACGCGGTCAACGAGCTGCTCGACGTGCTCTCGCTGGGCGAGAACGCGCTCGACGACGGGATGGTCCGCGAGCTCTCGGCCACGGGGTCGACGCTCGCAGAATCGGCGGACGGGATCGCGACCGACGAGACGGTCGCGCTGGCCGAGACGGTCGGCGAGAACGGCGACGAGCTGCGGGAGGCGCTCGACACCGTGCTCACCCTCCAGCGGAGCGGGACGCTGGACGAGCTGGCCGAGATCGCGGAGGTCGGCTCGCTGGCGACCGCCGCGCTCGACGACGAGATGGTCACGTCCTTAGCCGGCACCGGCGCCGCGCTCGGGGAGGTCGCACAGACGGCCGCGGACGACGACGCGCGCGACGGCGTGAAGACGATGCTCGAAGGGGTCGGCGCCGCCCACCGGAGCGATCCCGAACCGGTCGGCGCGCTCGGGCTGGCGCGGAGCATCCGCGACCCCGAGGTCCAGTACGGGCTGGGCTACGTGCTCGCCATCTCCAAGGCGATCGGTCGGGAGCGCGCCGACGACGACGGACGCTGA
- a CDS encoding xanthine dehydrogenase family protein subunit M, protein MKSAPFEHHEPDTVDEAVSLLESLDDPTILAGGQSLVPMLRFRLANPDVVVDINGIDSLDYLREEDGSLRLGALARHADVEDSDLIDGEYGSFADAAPLVADPQIRNRGTVVGSVAQADPKGDWGSILLAHEGEVIATGPDGDRAIPADEFFLLPYDTTLGEQELITEIRVPAPGPNEGSAYHKLKRKTGDYAMAGVGARLVFDDGVIESAGIGMTAVDITNARATDAEEHLEGERPSPDLFAKAGELAAEQSNPESDEHGGADYKERMVDVLAQRALSDAAERAGTVTVERRVTQ, encoded by the coding sequence ATGAAGTCCGCACCGTTCGAGCACCACGAACCCGACACGGTCGACGAGGCCGTCAGCCTGCTGGAGAGCCTCGACGACCCGACGATCCTCGCCGGGGGCCAGAGCCTCGTGCCGATGCTCCGGTTCCGGCTCGCGAACCCCGACGTGGTCGTCGACATCAACGGCATCGACTCGCTTGACTACCTCCGCGAGGAGGACGGCTCCCTCCGGCTCGGCGCGCTCGCGCGCCACGCCGACGTGGAGGACTCGGACCTGATTGACGGGGAGTACGGCAGCTTCGCCGACGCCGCACCGCTCGTCGCCGACCCGCAGATCCGGAACCGCGGCACGGTCGTCGGCTCCGTCGCGCAGGCCGACCCGAAGGGCGACTGGGGGAGCATCCTCCTCGCCCACGAGGGCGAGGTGATCGCCACCGGTCCGGACGGCGACCGGGCGATCCCGGCGGACGAGTTCTTCCTGCTGCCGTACGACACGACGCTCGGCGAGCAGGAGCTGATCACGGAGATCCGCGTCCCTGCGCCGGGACCGAACGAGGGGAGTGCGTACCACAAGCTGAAGCGCAAGACCGGCGACTACGCGATGGCGGGCGTCGGCGCCCGGCTCGTGTTCGACGACGGCGTCATCGAGTCGGCGGGGATCGGGATGACCGCCGTCGACATCACCAACGCCCGCGCGACGGACGCCGAGGAACACCTCGAGGGCGAGCGGCCGAGCCCGGACCTGTTCGCGAAGGCCGGCGAGCTGGCCGCCGAGCAGTCGAATCCGGAGTCCGACGAGCACGGCGGCGCCGACTACAAGGAGCGGATGGTCGACGTTCTCGCCCAGCGCGCGCTGAGCGACGCCGCCGAGCGCGCTGGCACGGTGACGGTCGAACGGAGGGTCACACAGTGA